The following proteins are encoded in a genomic region of Ostrea edulis chromosome 7, xbOstEdul1.1, whole genome shotgun sequence:
- the LOC130048297 gene encoding complement C1q-like protein 3, whose amino-acid sequence MKLNNAHCAITVMHFFGTMCWTALLVFTVAVSLTLSQAESDSSSRFVKDIDGYMSVCQRLGWEPKKGCFQQERLIAFHAALKHILRNLPVKTTLKFDDVLLNKGNAYDPTTGVFTAPEDGVYSFEWTFLSIQKSSVYLEIVVDGVRKAITCINQQGSLYISSSGHLLYELKEGNKVWIRTSHVTAGYLHGNKYTFFSGQKLKSF is encoded by the exons ATGAAGTTGAACAACGCTCATTGCGCTATTACTGTTATGCATTTCTTTGG AACAATGTGTTGGACTGCTCTTTTGGTGTTCACTGTGGCTGTTTCTTTGACCCTGTCTCAAGCAGAGTCGGACTCATCATCACGTTTCGTCAAAGATATCGATGGTTACATGAGCGTATGTCAACGTCTTGGATGGGAACCGAAAAAAG GCTGTTTTCAACAAGAACGATTGATCGCCTTCCATGCTGCTCTAAAGCATATTCTCCGAAACCTTCCAGTAAAAACCACATTGAAGTTTGATGACGTTTTGTTGAACAAAGGAAACGCATATGATCCAACCACGGGGGTTTTCACCGCACCGGAAGACGGTGTCTACTCTTTCGAATGGACCTTCCTTAGCATACAAAAATCAAGCGTTTACTTGGAGATAGTAGTGGATGGTGTCAGGAAAGCAATTACGTGTATCAATCAGCAAGGAAGCTTATACATTAGTTCATCGGGACACTTGCTTTATGAACTGAAGGAAGGAAACAAGGTCTGGATCAGAACTTCCCATGTTACGGCCGGTTACCTGCATGGGAACAAGTATACATTCTTCTCTGGACAGAAATTAAAGTCATTCTAA